The following nucleotide sequence is from Endozoicomonas sp. GU-1.
CAAAGTACCAGGCAGCTGATCATGACGCTGATTTTTTGGTGGTGGCCATTGAAAATGGTATTTTCCATGAGCAGGTCAACGGTCAAAAAGTATGGTTAGATAAAGCCGTCGTTATTATCGAGACATCCGGGGGCATGCAGTACATCAAGGAAACACCACCGGTACTATTGCCTGCTGAGTGTGTGACTATCGCCAGACAAAGGGGATTTGAACATACAACGGTAGGCCAGGTTATGGCCGAAATAGACAGTACGGTTCAGCATGATGACCCCCACTCAAGCTTGCCACCTTTTAAACCCCGTCAGCAATATCTGGAAGAAACACTGGTTAAGATGGTAAATATCTTAGAGCAGGAAAAACGGATAAATTAAGTGTGAAATGCTACGCCAGATTCAGCATTACAACTGGATAGTGAACGGATCAGCCGGTGTTAAGCCAAAAACTGTATTCCAACAATAAACAGAAACAGGGCAAACAGCTTCTGCAACTTATCTGCTGCAAGCCCATGAGCAATACGGGCACCAATTCGCGCAAATAGAACACTGGTCAAGACAATTCCCAGGAAAGCAGGCCAATAAACATACCCGGTAGCCAGAGCAGGCAGGCCTGAACTCTTCTCACCCAGAGCCATGTTGGATAAGGCTCCCATCACGGCAATAGGGAAGCCGCAGGCCGCCGAAGTACCCACTGCCTGCTGCATTGTCAGGCTGATTCTGCGCAAAAACGGCACAGACAGAGTCCCACCACCAATACCAAACATACTGGAGACAGCCCCAATGACAACACCGGCACTCACCAGCATTGATTTCCCCGGCACTCTGACACCTTCATAAACCTTAAACCCGAACCACATTTTTGCTGACACCAGGATCGCAAATACACCAAGAAGCTTCTGCAGCAGATGCCCACTCAGATTCACGGCGGTATACACCCCGAGAAAAGCACCGGCAAGAATACCGACACTTAACGTGGCAAATATCCGCCATCGAACAGCTCCGGCATCCTGGTGCGCTTTAATAGAACTTATCGATGTCACCACCATGGTAGCCAGGGATGTGCCTACCGCCAAATGGGTCAAAACCTCAGGGGACATACCCTGGACGGTGAAGCTGAAGGTCAGTACAGGAACAATAATCAGCCCGCCACCAATACCAAATAAACCGGCCATCACTCCGGCACAAGCCCCCAGGACAAGGTAGAGTAGAAATAGCATTGTTATCCCTTACAAAAAAACAGATTAACAATTATACGACGATAATCTATTATCAGGTGAGTCTATTTTCAGGGACCGCCTGCTAACCCGGATATTTCAATAATGATAAGCAAATTCAATAAAATATTTTTTTTAGATTTTTATGAAAATCAACCAACTCTTATGACCAATACTTATACGACAGAGTATATTCAAATAATCGAAAAACTAATCTAGACTGGCTGGATGCCTATTAAACAGTTGGCTATTTTATGCCCACCCCACTCTTTTCATGCACAAATAATTCCTGAAAAATCAAAACGTAAAAGGTATAGACATTCTTATCCATTAGTTCTATAACGTAGATGTACGTACACTTTTTTCATTATTGATAATGTGTCGTTCAAAAGGATAGCAAGACTTCTGAAAATCATAATTAAGCAGTACGCCTTACAAGACTCACAACGATCAGGCGAGGGGGAAAACAGATGTCCATATTTGCTCAATACCAGCAGAGATATGAGTCCGTCCAGCAGGAAGAGATGAGTCTCACAGAGTACCTGGAACTCTGCAAAAAAGATCCCCAGGCTTATGCCAACGCCGCTGAACGTATGCTGAAAGCGATTGGTGAGCCTGAGGTGATTGACACTTCCCGGGATCCACGTTCAAGCAGGATCTTTTCCAATAAACTGATTAAGCAGTACCCGGCGTTCAAAGAGTTCTATGGCATGGAAGAAGCCATTGAACAGATCGTCTCTTATTTCAAGCATGCCGCACAGGGCCTGGAAGAGAAGAAACAGATTCTCTACTTACTGGGGCCAGTGGGGGGCGGTAAATCATCCCTTGCGGAAAAATTAAAACACCTGATGGAGAAAGTACCGTTCTATGCCATCAAAGGCTCGCCGGTTTTTGAATCTCCCCTGGGCTTATTCAATCCGGATGAAGATGCCGACATTCTCAAGGAAGAGTACGGGATACCAAGCCGGTATCTTAAGTACATCATGTCACCCTGGGCCGTTAAACGGCTGAATGAGTATGGTGGTGACATCTCCAAATTCAGGGTGGTTAAACTCTACCCAAGTCGTTTGAATCAGGTTGGTATCGCCAAAACCGAGCCAGGGGATGAAAACAATCAGGATATTTCCAGCCTGGTGGGTAAAGTCGATATTCGTCAGCTGGAAGAGTACTCCCAGGACGATCCCGATGCCTACAGCTTCTCCGGCGCGCTGTGCCGTGCCAACCAGGGTATCATGGAATTCGTTGAGATGTTCAAGGCACCGATCAAGGTGTTGCACCCATTGCTGACCGCAACCCAGGAAGGTAACTACAACAGCACCGAAGGCCTTGGTGCCATCCCTTATGAAGGTATTCTGCTGGCGCACTCCAACGAGTCTGAGTGGCAGTCTTTCCGGAACAACAAAACCAATGAAGCCTTTATTGACCGGGTTAATATCGTCAAGGTGCCCTACTGCGTAAGAGTCAGTGAAGAGATCCATATCTATGAGAAGCTGCTTGAACACAGTTCCCTCAAGGATGCCCCATGTGCACCGGATACGCTGAAGATGCTGGCACAGTTCACCACACTGTCCCGTATCAAAGATCCGGAGAACTCATCAATCTACTCGAAAATGAAGGTGTACGACGGTGAGAACCTGAAAGATACCGATCCTAATGCCAAGCCTTTGCAGGAATACAAGGACATGGCCGGGGTTGATGAAGGTATGAACGGTCTTTCCACCCGGTTTGCTTTCAAGATTCTGTCCAAGGTTTTCAACTTTGATCCTTCAGAGGTCGCTGCTAACCCGGTACACCTTCTTTATGTTCTGGAACAGCAGATTGAGCAGCACCAGTTCCCGGAAGAGATACACGATCGCTATCTGTCGTTTATCAAAGAGTACCTGACGCCCAAGTATATCGAGTTCCTGGGCAAGGAAATTCAGACCGCCTACCTGGAGTCTTACTCTGAGTACGGTCAGAATATCTTTGATCGCTACATCACCTACGCTGATTTCTGGATTCAGGATCAGGAGTACCGTGATCCGGATACTGGCCATATTCTTGACCGTGCGGCACTCAGCGAAGAGCTGGAGAAAATCGAGAAACCTGCGGGTATTGCCAATCCCAAGGACTTCCGGAATGAAGTGGTGAACTTTGTGCTCAGGGCCCGGGCCAATAATGATGGCAGGAACCCCAGCTGGCTGAGCTATGAGAAGATGCGCACCGTGATTGAGAAGAAGATGTTCTCCAATACGGAAGACCTGCTGCCGGTGATCTCATTTAATGCCAAGGGATCCCAGGAAGATCAGCGCAAGCATGCCGATTTTGTTTCACGAATGGTTGCCCATGGCTATACCGAGAAACAGGTTCGCCTGTTATCCGAATGGTATATCCGGGTTCGCAAGTCTCAATAAAAACGACCACCGTCTGCCATCACCGGCAGGCGGGCATAACTCTTAAGTAGCTGGCCATATGGAATCATATATTTCTGGCTACTTGGGCAGGTGCTATGCGAGGCACAACGGAGGGAGCATAGCCGTAGCTATGTGACCGGAGTTGTAACGAAGCACGACTGCATGGATGCAGGAGCTAGAGCAACGCAGGAGCGGTTGCCGGGAGTACCTGAACAAGGAGTCAGAAATGTATGATTTCATATGGTTAGCTACTTATGCCCTGTATTAGCCAGGGCAACTTCTATTCAGCGAACATTACCAACTATCGGGGGAGCGTCTTTATGAGCATCATAATCGACCGGCGCCTCAACGGGAAAAAGAAAAGCACTGTCAACCGACAGCGTTTCCTGAGGCGTTACCGCAGCCTGGTCAAAGAGGCTGTACAGGGTGCTGTTGATCAACGCTCAATCACCGACGTTGACAGCGGCAGCAATATTACCATCCCAAAAAAAGACCTGAGCGAACCCTTTTTCCATCATGGTCAGGGTGGGCATCATGGCCATGTGCATCCGGGTAATAAAGAGTTTAACCAGGGCGATCGTATTCAGCGACCACCGGGCGGGGGTGGCCAGGGCTCAGGAGATGGCAAGGCCAGTGACAGTGGTGAAGGCGCTGATGACTTTGCCTTCCAGATCAATCGTGATGAATTTCTGGAGTATCTGTTTGATGATCTGGAACTGCCAAACCTGGTCAGGAAAGAGCTGAAAGACAGCACAGACTATAAATTAAAGCGGGCAGGTTTTACCACGGCCGGTTCCCCTGACCGCCTGAACGTAGTCCGATCACTGCGTGCTGCCCATGCACGACGAATAGCACTCTCCGGCAAAGACCGGAAAGTAATCAGAACACTGAAACGAGAGCTGCGGGAAATGGAAGTCAGCCCGGATGAAGTTGACCAACTTCAGGCCCGCCGACTCCGTGAAGAGATCAATGTACTTAACAAGAAATTGAAGCGCCTGCCATTTATTGATGATTTTGACCTGCGTTTCAATAACATGGCCAAAGTACCCCAGCCTTCCAGCAAGGCCGTGATGTTCTGCCTGATGGATGTTTCCGGCTCCATGACCCGGGAAATAAAGGACATGGCCAAGCGCTTCTTTCTGCTGCTCTACCTGTTCCTGGAGAGAAACTATGAAGCGGTAGAAGTCGTCTTTATCCGGCACCACAGCGAAGCCCGTGAGTGTGATGAGCATGATTTTTTCTACGCCAGGGAAACCGGGGGAACGGTGGTATCCACAGCCTTGCGCCTGGCTGATGAAATCATTACTGACCGTTACTCTCCCAACGAATGGAATATCTATATCGCCCAGGCCTCTGATGGCGATAACTGGGAAGCCGACTCCAGTAAATGTCACGATATTATTCTGGAAAAGTTGCTGCCGGTTTGTCAGTACTACTCCTATGTAGAGATCACCGATCGCCATCACCAGAACCTCTGGTATGAGTACAAGACAATAGAGCAGGCACACCCGGGACATTTTGCCATGCAACAGATCCGCAGCTATGCGGACATTTACCCAACCTTCCGCCGCTTATTTGAGAAAAAGGAGGGAAGTCATGTTGGCAGTTGAAGCACCGGTAAGAACACCGAAAAAAAGAAAAGAACCGCTTTCCACCGGTTCCGACTGGACATTCGAGTTACTTGAAACCTATGACCGGGAGTTTGCCCGGCTGGCCGACAAGTTCCGGCTGGATACCTATCCCAACCAGATAGAGGTGATCAGCTCTGAACAGATGCTCGACGCCTATTCCTCTGTTGGTATGCCATTGATGTATAACCACTGGAGTTATGGCAAGACATTCCTCAGCAACCAGCAGAACTACCAGCAGGGAAGAATGGGGCTGGCCTATGAGATAGTGATCAACTCCAACCCCTGCATAGCGTATCTCATGGAAGAAAACACCATGCCGATGCAGGCGCTGGTGATTGCCCATGCCTGCTATGGTCATAACTCTTTCTTCAAGGGTAACTATCTGTTCCAGCAGTGGACCGATGCCAGTGCCATTATTGATTACCTGCTGTTTGCCAAAAGCTACCTGGCCAAATGTGAAGAAAAGTACGGCATCAGCGCTGTCGAGGATATTCTGGATGCCTGCCACGCCCTGATGAATCAGGGCGTTAATCGCTACGTTCGGGCAACACCCATGTCTGCGGAGCAGGAAAAGGCACGCTCACAGGAGCGGGAGGAGTATATTCAGCGCAACCTGAATGATCTCTGGCGAACCATCCCGGTCCGCGAGACTGAACAGCAGAAAAAAACCGTCCGCTTCCCCAAGGATCCGGAAGAGAACCTGCTGTACTTCATTGAAAAGAATGCGCCGCTATTGGAAACCTGGCAGCGGGAAATTATCCGCATTGTGCGCAAGATTGCCCAATACTTCTACCCGCAAAGACAGACCCAGGTCATGAACGAGGGTTGGGCAACGTTCTGGCACTATCACCTGATGCATGAGATGTACGACGAAGGCCTGATTACCGAAGGCTTTATCATGGAGTTTCTGCACTCTCACTCCAGTGTCGTATTCCAGCCAGATTTTGATGACCCAAGATACAG
It contains:
- a CDS encoding SpoVR family protein — translated: MLAVEAPVRTPKKRKEPLSTGSDWTFELLETYDREFARLADKFRLDTYPNQIEVISSEQMLDAYSSVGMPLMYNHWSYGKTFLSNQQNYQQGRMGLAYEIVINSNPCIAYLMEENTMPMQALVIAHACYGHNSFFKGNYLFQQWTDASAIIDYLLFAKSYLAKCEEKYGISAVEDILDACHALMNQGVNRYVRATPMSAEQEKARSQEREEYIQRNLNDLWRTIPVRETEQQKKTVRFPKDPEENLLYFIEKNAPLLETWQREIIRIVRKIAQYFYPQRQTQVMNEGWATFWHYHLMHEMYDEGLITEGFIMEFLHSHSSVVFQPDFDDPRYSGINPYTLGFNIFRDIRRICENPTDEDRQWFPDLADTDWLDAVHFAMQNFKDEGFILQYLSPKVMRDMRLFSIDDNEINPYLEVDAIHDDTGYRQLRENLAAQYNLGNREPNIQVYNVDVRGDRSLTLRHYMHKGRPLDKNSTSEIIKHLHRLWGFDVKLECVDEKNIVQYEHTLPKEKQSSEAV
- a CDS encoding sulfite exporter TauE/SafE family protein: MLFLLYLVLGACAGVMAGLFGIGGGLIIVPVLTFSFTVQGMSPEVLTHLAVGTSLATMVVTSISSIKAHQDAGAVRWRIFATLSVGILAGAFLGVYTAVNLSGHLLQKLLGVFAILVSAKMWFGFKVYEGVRVPGKSMLVSAGVVIGAVSSMFGIGGGTLSVPFLRRISLTMQQAVGTSAACGFPIAVMGALSNMALGEKSSGLPALATGYVYWPAFLGIVLTSVLFARIGARIAHGLAADKLQKLFALFLFIVGIQFLA
- a CDS encoding PrkA family serine protein kinase, producing the protein MSIFAQYQQRYESVQQEEMSLTEYLELCKKDPQAYANAAERMLKAIGEPEVIDTSRDPRSSRIFSNKLIKQYPAFKEFYGMEEAIEQIVSYFKHAAQGLEEKKQILYLLGPVGGGKSSLAEKLKHLMEKVPFYAIKGSPVFESPLGLFNPDEDADILKEEYGIPSRYLKYIMSPWAVKRLNEYGGDISKFRVVKLYPSRLNQVGIAKTEPGDENNQDISSLVGKVDIRQLEEYSQDDPDAYSFSGALCRANQGIMEFVEMFKAPIKVLHPLLTATQEGNYNSTEGLGAIPYEGILLAHSNESEWQSFRNNKTNEAFIDRVNIVKVPYCVRVSEEIHIYEKLLEHSSLKDAPCAPDTLKMLAQFTTLSRIKDPENSSIYSKMKVYDGENLKDTDPNAKPLQEYKDMAGVDEGMNGLSTRFAFKILSKVFNFDPSEVAANPVHLLYVLEQQIEQHQFPEEIHDRYLSFIKEYLTPKYIEFLGKEIQTAYLESYSEYGQNIFDRYITYADFWIQDQEYRDPDTGHILDRAALSEELEKIEKPAGIANPKDFRNEVVNFVLRARANNDGRNPSWLSYEKMRTVIEKKMFSNTEDLLPVISFNAKGSQEDQRKHADFVSRMVAHGYTEKQVRLLSEWYIRVRKSQ
- a CDS encoding DUF84 family protein; this encodes MNLSAAGSKPAIDIVVGSESKMKISAVEKAFDRYKVNLIATKARSGINSQPVENETLTGAGNRIKDAKAKYQAADHDADFLVVAIENGIFHEQVNGQKVWLDKAVVIIETSGGMQYIKETPPVLLPAECVTIARQRGFEHTTVGQVMAEIDSTVQHDDPHSSLPPFKPRQQYLEETLVKMVNILEQEKRIN
- a CDS encoding YeaH/YhbH family protein; translation: MSIIIDRRLNGKKKSTVNRQRFLRRYRSLVKEAVQGAVDQRSITDVDSGSNITIPKKDLSEPFFHHGQGGHHGHVHPGNKEFNQGDRIQRPPGGGGQGSGDGKASDSGEGADDFAFQINRDEFLEYLFDDLELPNLVRKELKDSTDYKLKRAGFTTAGSPDRLNVVRSLRAAHARRIALSGKDRKVIRTLKRELREMEVSPDEVDQLQARRLREEINVLNKKLKRLPFIDDFDLRFNNMAKVPQPSSKAVMFCLMDVSGSMTREIKDMAKRFFLLLYLFLERNYEAVEVVFIRHHSEARECDEHDFFYARETGGTVVSTALRLADEIITDRYSPNEWNIYIAQASDGDNWEADSSKCHDIILEKLLPVCQYYSYVEITDRHHQNLWYEYKTIEQAHPGHFAMQQIRSYADIYPTFRRLFEKKEGSHVGS